GCGCCTTGCCACCGTCCGCGAGGCGAAGGTGCATGCGAGGGAGTCCGTGGCCGCGGGACGCGAGTACGTCGCGGCCTACGTCGAGTTCACCCACTACGTCGAAGCGCTCGATGCGGCGGCCGTTGGCCATGGTGGCGGCCGCGAAGACTCCGGCGAGCCCGGAGACTCACACCTCCACGACTAGGGATGCCGGTCGCCGGACGCTCTGGCTACCGTTCGGACGACTTCGCGTTCGGTCACCACGATCGACATGGGGAGATCGTGCGCGGAGACTGGCAGCTCCTGGTACAGCAGATCAGCCGGTGTCAGGCCGACGGCAAGAACCCGATGACGAGACAGAAACCGATCAAAGTAGCCGCTCCCGTGCCCGAGACGGTATCCGCGTCGGTCGAACGCGAGGCCGAGAACAAGTGCGACGTCGACTCTCTGAGCGATCTCCGAATCGACGAGCTCGTGAGTACCTCGAGGAGGTTGCATCAGCCCGAACGACAACGTTCGAAGCTGGCACGGGTAGGGGTGGACGTGAAGCTGGCGATCTCGCGGTTCGGCTCTCGGAACGAACACGGACCTCCCGCTCTGGAGGAGTCGGTCGGTCAAATCCCAGGTATCGACCTCGGGACCGAAAGAGAGGCAGATGAGGACTCCCTCGGCTCCTTCGATCTCGGGAAGCTCGAGGACGGACTCGGCGATGCGAGTCGATACGGCACGAAGCCGCGCGGACTCGACGGACTCCTGGTGCGCCCGCGCGACAGAGCGCAGTCGATTCTTCGCCAACGCGATCGCACCGCTCCGGCTCGCCGGTTCGGAAGCGTCATCGGGGAGCTCGGCCGCTGGTTTCTTCACGATCGTGCGATCTCCTCAGGCCGATCCTGCCACGAGGATGATGGCAGACCCAGCACCTGGCAATGCGGCCAGTGCCGACGATGAGAACGAGGAAGACATGAACATCGTAGACATTCTGACTCGCGAACACGACGACCTGCGAAGCGCCATGGCTCGTCTGGCCGGGAACGGCTCGCGCTGGCCTGAGGCCGAAGCATTCGCGCGGGCGCTCGAGCTGCACGCGCGGCTGGAGGACGACCTCCTGTTCGTCGAGCTGGAAGCGAAGCTGCCGACCGACAACGGTCCTCTTCCGGTGATGCGGGCCGAGCATGCGGAAATCGAGGACGGCCTGGCACGACTGGAGAGCCTGGAGGACACCGCCCCCGAATGGCGTCCACTTCTGACCCGGGTGCTCGGAGTCGCAAGGAGCCACTTCGAGAAGGAGGAGCGCGTTCTCTTCGCCTTCGCTTCCCACCAGATCGAAGCCTCGCGTCTCGAGGCGCTCGGCGAGCAATTTGAGAGGGCGAGGCACGCTGCCAAGTCCGCGTCGCAGTAGGACAACCCGATTGGAACGAACCGGGCGAACAGGCGCCTGGTCCAGCGATCCGGGGTGGACAGCAACTGAGGGGGCGATCGTCGAACGTTAGGTCGTCCGGTCTCCGCGCAGGACGTCTGCGGCGACCCCTTCGGAGCTCTTGTCAGGCCTCGGAGGGGCTCCTCAATGCCAGTTCGTGCAGCTCGAGGCGCTGCCTCATGTCCGGTTCCTGCTTGAGCCATTGGACGTTGAGGATTCCTCCCGGGAACGGTTGGCCGGTCTGCTGGAGCGCGACTTCACCGAGGCAGAGGCTCCAGCCTTCCAGCCAGGCACTCAGCTCGTGCCTCTGTGGTTCGGAGCCTGCGAAGACCACGTACAGATCGATATCACTCCCCGGGCCTGCGTGACCGCGCGCCGTGCTGCCCCCTAGAAAAATCCGGGAGACACCGAAACGCGTCGGGTCCATCTGATCGGCGAGGGCGGCGGCGAAGCGCTCACGCCACGCCCAGTGGTTTCGCTTGGCGGCTGTCCGCTCGCCCAGGAGCTCGGTGTGCTTCCACTCTAGATACTCGCTCAAGCGCGACGCGATGCGACGCAGGAGCTCTTCTTCCTCGGCGAGGAAGGGCTTCTGAGAGCCCATCGCTTCCTCGCCGTGGTCGCTCACCGAGATCTGACCTACGGCGACGCCCCACAACGTGATCGCTTCCGAGAGCTGTCGACCGTCAGCGGAGAATCCAGGTCCTACGTAGTGGCGCCCGAGGTAGACGATGCAGGCGCCGGTCGTGTCGGGGTTCTGCCAACCGGCCGGAATCTCGCGCACGACCCGGAGGAAGGCGTGACTTGGTGTCTGCCCACGATCCGAGACGACGGCATCGACTGCATAGAGGCACCGGAGCTCCTTGGCCCGCTCCTGTAGCGCCCGGATGTCTTTCATCTTCGAGCCTCCTGACCTCGCCGAGAGGTCACGATACCTCGAGACTGGTCGCGGCCCTCGCGAGATGTTGGCGCGGGTGCGTCGTCGAATCCTCCGACCACCTTGCGAGGCGATCGCTGCCGTCCGGCCCCAGGAAAGCGAGCGTTGGGCCAGGGAAGGGCCGCTGTCATGCCGCTCGCCGACGCTCCAGTGCGCCCTCACCCGGCCCGCGTGCGGGGCCCTCGCCTCCTCCGGGGAGTCGAGTTCGTCCACCACCCACCTTGGAGCGGTGTTGAGCCCTCCGTCAACAGGTCGCCGGTATCGCCCGAGGCCGAGTTGTCGTGAGTGTGGCGCTTAGCGGACACGCAGTGTCGCCTTCATCGTGGGATGAATGGTGCAGAAGTATCGGAGCTCGCCGGAGGTCTCGACCGTGAGCACCCAGGATTCGTTGGCAGGGATTGCTCCAGAGTCGAAGCTTCCCTCGGAGTCGGTCGCGGTGTGCGGATAGAAGTCGCGATTGACCCAGACGACGGTGTCCCCGCGATCGACGGTGAGATCGTCCGGACGGAATGCGTTGCCTTCGATCGTCACCGTGTGACGGCGCGGCCCGGTCCGTTCCTCGGCGGCGACGGTGAGGCTCACTCCTACGAGGAGGAGCCCCGCCG
This genomic window from Holophagales bacterium contains:
- a CDS encoding 5-formyltetrahydrofolate cyclo-ligase; translated protein: MKKPAAELPDDASEPASRSGAIALAKNRLRSVARAHQESVESARLRAVSTRIAESVLELPEIEGAEGVLICLSFGPEVDTWDLTDRLLQSGRSVFVPRAEPRDRQLHVHPYPCQLRTLSFGLMQPPRGTHELVDSEIAQRVDVALVLGLAFDRRGYRLGHGSGYFDRFLSRHRVLAVGLTPADLLYQELPVSAHDLPMSIVVTEREVVRTVARASGDRHP
- a CDS encoding hemerythrin domain-containing protein, encoding MMADPAPGNAASADDENEEDMNIVDILTREHDDLRSAMARLAGNGSRWPEAEAFARALELHARLEDDLLFVELEAKLPTDNGPLPVMRAEHAEIEDGLARLESLEDTAPEWRPLLTRVLGVARSHFEKEERVLFAFASHQIEASRLEALGEQFERARHAAKSASQ
- a CDS encoding nucleotidyltransferase domain-containing protein → MDPTRFGVSRIFLGGSTARGHAGPGSDIDLYVVFAGSEPQRHELSAWLEGWSLCLGEVALQQTGQPFPGGILNVQWLKQEPDMRQRLELHELALRSPSEA
- a CDS encoding cupredoxin family copper-binding protein, with the translated sequence MSALAARRLALVLAAAGLLLVGVSLTVAAEERTGPRRHTVTIEGNAFRPDDLTVDRGDTVVWVNRDFYPHTATDSEGSFDSGAIPANESWVLTVETSGELRYFCTIHPTMKATLRVR